A region of Lacinutrix sp. Hel_I_90 DNA encodes the following proteins:
- the gdhA gene encoding NADP-specific glutamate dehydrogenase, which produces MKNKIQAFLDLVKEKNSHEPEFLQAVHEVAETVIPFIEDNPQYQNKMLLERMVEPERTIIFRVPWIDDKGETQVNRAFRVEFNSAIGPYKGGLRFHPSVNLSILKFLGFEQVFKNSLTTLPMGGGKGGSDFNPKGKSDNEVMRFCQSFMSELFRHIGPNTDVPAGDIGVGGREIGYMFGQYKRLRNEFTGVLTGKGISYGGSLIRPEATGYGCVYFAKNMLATKGDSFQGKTVVISGSGNVAQYACEKATQLGAKVLTMSDSGGYIYDKEGIDEVKLAYIMEIKNVKRGRISDYLDKYATATYHEGERPWSVDCDLAMPCATQNELNKEDAEALVKNKVIAVAEGANMPTTPEAIEVFQKAKVLFSPGKASNAGGVATSGLEMSQNSLRYNWTREEVDVKLNQIMNDIHESCVKYGIQKDGSIDYVKGANIAGFVKIADAMLAQGVV; this is translated from the coding sequence ATGAAAAATAAAATACAAGCATTTTTAGACTTAGTTAAGGAGAAAAATAGTCACGAGCCTGAATTTTTACAGGCTGTACATGAAGTCGCTGAAACAGTTATTCCTTTTATTGAAGACAATCCACAGTATCAAAACAAAATGTTATTAGAGCGAATGGTAGAGCCAGAGCGCACTATTATCTTTAGAGTACCTTGGATTGATGACAAAGGCGAAACACAGGTAAACAGAGCTTTTAGAGTAGAGTTTAATTCCGCGATTGGGCCATATAAAGGTGGTTTGCGTTTTCATCCATCGGTAAACTTAAGTATTCTTAAGTTTTTAGGATTTGAGCAAGTCTTTAAAAATTCTTTAACAACCTTACCAATGGGAGGTGGAAAAGGAGGAAGTGACTTTAATCCTAAAGGAAAAAGTGACAATGAAGTCATGCGTTTTTGTCAATCTTTTATGAGTGAATTATTTCGTCATATAGGTCCAAACACAGATGTTCCTGCCGGCGATATAGGTGTTGGAGGACGTGAAATAGGTTATATGTTTGGCCAGTACAAAAGGTTGCGCAATGAGTTTACTGGTGTATTAACTGGTAAAGGAATTTCGTATGGTGGTTCATTAATTAGACCAGAAGCTACAGGTTATGGCTGTGTTTATTTTGCCAAAAACATGTTAGCAACAAAAGGAGATTCTTTTCAAGGTAAAACAGTGGTTATTTCTGGATCTGGAAATGTCGCGCAATATGCTTGTGAGAAAGCAACGCAACTTGGAGCTAAAGTATTGACTATGTCAGATTCTGGAGGTTATATTTATGATAAAGAGGGTATAGATGAAGTGAAATTAGCCTATATCATGGAGATTAAAAATGTAAAACGAGGAAGAATTAGTGACTATTTAGATAAATATGCTACAGCAACTTATCACGAAGGTGAAAGACCTTGGAGTGTTGATTGCGATTTAGCGATGCCGTGTGCAACTCAAAACGAATTAAATAAAGAAGATGCTGAAGCTTTAGTTAAAAATAAGGTTATTGCTGTAGCAGAAGGCGCTAATATGCCTACTACACCAGAAGCCATTGAGGTTTTTCAAAAAGCTAAAGTGTTGTTCTCTCCAGGAAAAGCATCGAATGCGGGTGGTGTAGCAACTTCAGGTTTAGAAATGAGCCAGAATTCATTACGTTACAACTGGACAAGAGAAGAGGTTGATGTTAAGTTAAACCAGATCATGAATGATATCCATGAGTCTTGTGTAAAATATGGAATACAAAAAGATGGTAGCATAGATTATGTAAAAGGTGCTAACATTGCTGGGTTTGTTAAAATAGCAGATGCTATGTTAGCACAAGGCGTTGTATAA
- a CDS encoding cystathionine gamma-synthase, which yields METFFCFRCTISRLKLENNNYKKMKFNTKTIHGKQKYDPAYGAVMPPIYQTSTYAQSTPGGHKGFAYSRSHNPTRQALENAFASIENGAFGLAFGSGLAAIDAVMKLLKSGDEVISTNDLYGGTYRLFTSIFEGFGIKFHFIGMQNVANIEDYINDNTKLIWVETPTNPMMTIIDIKATAAIAEKHKLLLAVDNTFATPYLQQPLDLGADIVMHSATKYIGGHSDLVLGALVVKDKELADQLYFIQNASGAICGPQDAFLALRGIKTLHVRMQRHCENGKAVAEYLASHPKVEKVYWPGFEDHPNHDIAKSQMNDFGGMVSFTTKGNNYEEAIKFVEKLKIFTLAESLGGVESLAGHPASMTHASIPKKEREKTGVVDSLIRLSVGIEDEEDLVSDLKQALG from the coding sequence ATGGAAACATTTTTTTGTTTTAGATGCACTATCTCAAGGCTAAAACTAGAAAACAATAATTATAAAAAGATGAAATTTAATACTAAAACAATTCATGGTAAGCAAAAATATGACCCTGCCTATGGAGCCGTAATGCCACCAATATATCAAACATCAACCTATGCGCAAAGCACACCTGGTGGACATAAAGGTTTTGCCTATTCGAGATCACATAATCCAACACGCCAGGCATTAGAAAATGCTTTTGCAAGTATAGAAAATGGAGCATTTGGCTTGGCTTTTGGCTCTGGTCTTGCAGCCATTGATGCGGTAATGAAACTTCTTAAATCTGGAGATGAGGTAATCTCTACTAACGATTTGTATGGAGGAACCTACCGTTTGTTTACTTCCATTTTTGAAGGCTTCGGCATTAAATTTCATTTTATTGGTATGCAAAATGTCGCTAATATTGAAGACTATATAAATGATAACACAAAATTGATATGGGTAGAAACACCAACAAACCCAATGATGACTATTATAGACATTAAAGCAACTGCTGCAATTGCGGAAAAGCACAAGCTTTTATTGGCTGTTGATAATACATTTGCAACCCCATACTTACAACAACCTTTAGATTTAGGTGCAGATATCGTAATGCATTCTGCAACAAAATACATTGGTGGACATAGTGATTTGGTTTTAGGGGCATTAGTGGTGAAAGATAAAGAATTGGCAGACCAATTGTATTTTATACAGAATGCAAGTGGCGCTATTTGTGGACCACAGGATGCATTTTTAGCACTTCGCGGCATTAAAACCCTGCATGTAAGAATGCAACGGCACTGTGAAAATGGCAAGGCTGTTGCAGAGTATTTGGCGTCTCATCCTAAAGTAGAAAAGGTGTATTGGCCAGGTTTTGAAGACCACCCAAATCATGATATTGCCAAATCTCAAATGAATGACTTTGGAGGGATGGTTTCTTTTACTACAAAAGGAAACAATTATGAAGAAGCGATTAAATTCGTTGAGAAACTAAAAATTTTCACACTAGCAGAATCTTTAGGCGGCGTTGAGTCTTTAGCTGGACACCCTGCAAGTATGACACATGCAAGTATTCCAAAGAAAGAACGTGAAAAAACGGGCGTGGTAGATTCTTTAATTAGATTAAGTGTTGGTATTGAAGATGAAGAAGATTTAGTAAGCGATTTAAAGCAGGCTTTAGGATAA